A stretch of DNA from Melioribacteraceae bacterium 4301-Me:
CCTATCTTAACAAAATTATTTCCAATATCGCAGGCAAGAAGTTTCATCTTAAGCTCACATCTCCAAAATGAATTGTTTCAATTTTATCTCCAGTTTTTAGTATTAAAAACCCATTTTGGTCAATATCTTCAAAGATACCGTACTTACTTTCTTTTCCATCTGTTATTTTTACTTTTTCTCCTATCATGTTACATTTCATTTTCCAGTCGTTAAGAATCTTTTCCGGTTCATATTTTATGTTTGCAATTAGCGCTTCATAATTATTAAGGATTTCGCTTAATAGACGTTCTCTGCTAACAATTTCTTTGAACTCTTTGCGAATTGAAGTAGGAGGTATGTCAAACTTCCCCGGAAAATTTGTCTGATTAACATTTACACCAATTCCAATTACCAATTTTTCTATTTTATTTCCTTTAGAAGTAGACTCTAAGAGAATTCCAGCGACTTTTTTCCTATTTATCAATACATCATTAGGCCACTTTAACTCTACTTTTAATTGATAAAGATTTTCAATTGAATGGCTTACTGCAAGTGATGCTGCAAGATTGAACAAATTAATTTTTTTGCCGTGCGTAAAATCTTTTAACAAAATAGAGAATGTCAAATTTTGACCGTTATTACTTACCCATGTACGTTCTCGTCTGCCTTTTCCACTTGATTGATATTCTGCTAAGACTACCGTACCATTTTGATTAAATTCATTGCTTTCCAGCAAAAGTTTGTTTGTGGAATCAACTTCATCGCAGTAAATAAAATTTCGGCCTATAAATTCTGTATCAAGCTTAATATCAAATTCTTCAATATTAAAAAAATTTAATTCATTCTTCATAGCAATATGTTCCTTTTTGACAAAATTATTGACAATAAAACAACTTAGTGTATTAATGCACGAGTTTTAAGTCAATTTTGCTTACAAAGGTAGTTTGTCATAAATCATTGTAACTTCCTTATCTATAATAACTTAGCAATTTTTCGTAAATGGCATTACAATTGTACTTAATGTAATGTTTTTTTTATGAGGGAAATATGACAAATACATTCTTCGAACTACACAATGATATAAGAAATAATTTCCAGCGTTACTTAAATAATTGCTCCAGGAAATTTCCTTTCCATTTTTTTGAGCAAAATTTTTTTCCTAATGCAGATATAATAAACGAATATGGCAATATAAAGATATTTTTAGAAGTTCCTGGAGTTAAAAAAGAAAATATTAAAATCACATTGCAAGATAATATTTTAACTGTAGAAGGTGAAAAGAAAAATGAAGCTGATTTAATCGAGAGCGCTGAATATTTGCTGAAAGAGAGATATTTCGGTAAGTTTAAGCGAGACTTCATCTTACCTGAAAATTTGGATTACAATAATATTAAGGCGAAAATTAACGATGGTATACTCGAAATTTTTATCTCTGGATTAGATAGCACGAAACATGAAAACAAAACAATAAAAATTAACTAATTACTTTTAACATTAAAAGGAGTGATAATAATGGGAAAAATAATAGGCATTGACTTAGGAACAACTAACTCATGCGTTGCTGTAATGGAGGGCAATGAACCAGTTGTAATTCCTAACTCTGAAGGCGGCAGAACTACTCCATCGATAGTTGCTTTTACGAAGACAGGGGAAAGATTAGTAGGACAACCTGCTAAACGGCAAGCAGTGACAAATCCTAAAAATACAATCTTTTCTATAAAACGTTTTATGGGAAGAAGAATTGAAGAAGTTAGCCGAGAAATTAAAGAAGTGCCCTACCAGGTAGTTGCCGGTGAAAATGGTTCAGCTAGAGTTAAAATAGAAGATAGATTGTATTCTCCGCCTGAAATTTCAGCAATGATTTTGCAGAAAATGAAAAAAACCGCTGAAGATTACTTGGGACAAGAAGTAACCGAAGCAGTAATTACAGTACCAGCATATTTTAACGACTCGCAAAGGCAAGCAACAAAAGATGCTGGTGAAATAGCAGGCTTGCATGTGAGAAGAATAATCAATGAACCAACAGCAGCGGCATTAGCATATGGATTGGATAAAAAGCATAAAGACCAAATAGTAGCCGTTTATGATTTAGGTGGCGGTACTTTTGATATTTCTATACTTCAAATTGGAGAAGGTGTTTTTGAAGTAAAATCAACTAATGGTGACACACATCTTGGTGGCGACGATTTTGATCAACGACTTATAGATTATTTAGCTGAAGAATTTAAAAAACAAGAAGGAATAGATTTGCGGAAAGACCCTATGGCGCTTCAAAGATTAAAAGAAGCAGCTGAAAAAGCTAAGATTGAGTTGTCTTCTTCTGTTCAAACAGATGTTAACCTTCCTTTTATAACTGCTACTCAAGATGGACCAAAGCACTTAAATATTACTATAACTCGTGCTAAATTTGAACAGCTTGTAGATGATTTAATTCAAAGGACTGTTGAACCGTGTGAAAAGGCTATGAAAGATGCCGGTGTAACCCCATCACAAATCGATGAAGTAATACTTGTCGGTGGTTCAACTAGGGTTCCAAAAGTACAAGAATTAGTAAAGAAATTATTTGGTAAAGAGCCTCATAAAGGAGTTAATCCGGATGAAGTTGTAGCTGTTGGTGCTGCAATTCAAGGCGGTGTTTTAGCAGGTGATGTGAAAGATGTTCTTTTACTCGATGTAACACCTCTTTCTCTTGGAATTGAAACCTTAGGCGGTGTAATGACTGTGCTAATTCCTGCTAATACAACAATTCCTACTAAAAAAAGTGAAGTTTTTTCAACTGCTTCTGATAATCAACCCTCAGTTGAAATTCATGTTTTGCAAGGTGAACGACCAATGGCTGCCGATAACAGAACGTTAGGCAGATTCCATTTGGACGGCATTCCGCCGGCTCCAAGAGGCGTTCCTCAAATTGAAGTTACTTTTGATATTGATGCTAACGGTATTTTGCATGTCTCAGCTAAAGATAAAGCTACAGGTAAAGAGCAAAGTATTAGAATTACTTCTTCAAGCGGATTATCAAAAGAAGAAATTGAAAAAATGAAACAAGAAGCTAAAGAACACGCTGCAGAGGATAAGAAAAAGAAAGAGGCAGTCGAAATTAAAAACAATGCTGATAACCTTGTATTCCAAACTAAAAAACAAATACAGGAAATGGGCGATAAAATGCCGGCTGATGCGAAAAGCAGACTTGAAACCGAAATTGCAAAAGTTGAAGATGCGCTGAAAACAAATGATACGGATAGAATAAAATCCGCTACTGATGGATTAACTAAAGTATGGAATGAAATAGCTCAAAATCTTTATCAGCAAGCTGGCTCTTCTGCTCAACAAGCATCTGGCCCAAACGGACCTCAAGCGCAGCAGAAATCATCTGCAAAAGATGAAAAGGATGTTCAGGATGCTTCTTATGAAGTTGTTGATGATGATAAAAAATAATTTGCTCATATTTATGGAGCTGTTTAATAAGTAATGCTTTTAGGAAATTTATATAGAAAATATCTCTTGGAGCAGGTTACTGCAGAATTGAATGGTGATAAAATACTTTTTAAACAGCTCTTTTTTAAAATTTATCTCAATTAAATGCTCAACGTAAAATTCAGGCAGCTTGATGTAAATTTATTAACGATTAATTTAAGAGGAGTAATAAAATGACAGAAACAACTGAAACTAAAAAATTAACTTGGGAAGAGGCGTTAGAGTATGAACCCTGGGTAGCTCCATTGATTGATATATATGAAACAGATGAAAATTTTTATTTGATTGCTCAAATGCCAGGCGTTACTAAAGATAATATTAAAATTAAATTGGAAAATGGTCATTTGGTAATTATGGGAAGGATAGATTATGACAGCCATGTTAATAGAAAATATGTGTTAAAAGAAATTGAGTCTGGGAATTTTTACCGAAAATTTAAAATTTCTGATAATATTAATACTGATAAAATTGATGCAAAGCTTGAAAATGGCTTGCTTGAGGTAACCCTCCCAAAACAGGAAAAAATAAGACCAAGAAGAATTGACATAAAATAAATATTGTCTGTCCTTAAAATTTAGGCTGTCTATTAGCTAAAAATAAAGTTATTATTTTTAACTTTTAGGCAGCCTTTTATATTACTATCCGATTGCTGATTTACCAATTAAATTTTTTCTGATGAAAAATTTATGTTGATTGAATAACTGAACACATTTCTTTAATTTCGGCGTGTGAAAACAGCTGCATCAATATTTTTACTAATTATTCTAACTACTCTGTTTTACTTACAAGAGAATGGCATTTCTTTTCTAACTCAACACCAAAAACCAATTGGCAATTATTATAAGGGCTTATTAAAAAATGAGTTAAAAAACTACACTAAGACTGCCGATTATGATATAAAGGTCAATTTTAATCCGAGTACTAAAATTATTGATGTAAATGAAAAAATAACGTGGATAAATCGTTCTTCTTTGCCTGTGAGTGAACTTCAATTTCACTTCTACGCTAATGCTTATAAAAGTAAGAGAACATTGTTTGCTTCGGGTTGGAATATTCAGCCAGAAAATGAGACTCATATTGATTTAAGAAATTTTATGATTAATGAGAAAAAAGCAAAATTGTTTTACTTTCAACCGGAAATTTATAATCCATACGATAGCACCGTAGCAAAATCTATTTTAAGCAAACCAATCTATCCGGGCGATTCAGTAAATATTTATTTCAATTATTCTATGAAAATTCCTAAATCTATTAAAAGGCTGGGTTACGCAAGTGGCAGAAATTTTTATTTTATTTCACAGTGGTATCCTAAATTAGGTGTTTTTGAAGATGGTAAGTGGGTTTGCAGTCAATACCACCCATATACAAATTTTTATTCTGATTTTGCAGATTATAATGTGAGCATTACAGTACCTAAAAATTTCGTAGTTGGAGCTACAGGTAATTTATCTTATAGTAATGAGACTGATAATAAAATTACTTATGTTTATCAACAAGCTGCAGTTCATGATTTTGCATGGTTTACCACAGATAATATTCTCTATCGTGATCAAATCTATAGAAGAAACGACAGAAGTGAAATTTTAATTAAAGCCTTTGTCCAGCCCGAAAGAGAAAAATATTTTGATAGATATTTTAAGGTTATTAAAAATTGTTTAAGATACTTTGAAGATAACATAGGTGTTTATCCCTACGAAAATATAACTATAGTAGATGTGCCCCGCACATGCGCAGCCGGAGGAATGGAATATCCAACTTTATTTACTACAAGTGCTGAATTGTTCTCACCTGTAGAAACTCATCAGCCTGAATATGTAACAGCTCATGAATTTTCTCATCAGTTTTTTTATGGATTATTAGCTAATAACGAGGTATATGAAGCGTGGCTTGATGAAGGCTTTGCTACCTATATTTCCACAAAAATAGTTTATAATTATTATGGTGATGAGTTAGCTTTTTTTAAGATTGCTTCTTTTATACCTGTCTTTGGCCTAAATTTACTTTCATACAAAGGGATACCAATTATCTATACTCTTGCTAAAATTCCTAAACAAGAATCATCTGAACAATTAAAAGGTTATTATACAAACATTGCAATTGGAACCATCTCAGAAAAATCTTATCTGTTGCCGACTAAATTATCTTATGTGGTTAATTCTTACCTTAAACCCTCATTAGTATTAGAATCTCTAGAAAGATACTTAGGCCATAAAAAAATGATGCACATACTGAAAAAGTATTTTGACAAATACAAATTCAAGCATCCTAAAGCTGAAGATTTTATAAACGTTGTACAAGAAAATTCTGATGAAAATATGGATTGGTTTTTTAATGAGTTTTATAAAAGTGCAAATACATACGATTATTTAGTCTCAAATTTATCTTATCTTGGTAAAAATTTTTATGCTGTGTTTGTCCAGAAAAAAGGGAACGGATTCTTTAAAAACGAAGTCGCTTTAATTACAGATAAAGACACCTTATATCAAAAGTGGGATAAAGACGAAAATTATCACGTATTTATTTTTTACACCAAGAATAAAGTTAAAGCCGCAGTCATCGACCCTGAAAGGAAAAATTTGTTAGATGTTAACTTTGCCAACAATTCTTATACTATAGAACCAAATTATTCAGCTTCGCTGTCAATAACTATTCGTTGGTTCTTTTGGATACAGAATGCTTTAATGATTATAGGCAGTATTGGATAATTATGAAAAGTATATTTGTTAAAAGCATAAGAGCGGTTATTTACAATAGTAAGTTTATTCTTCTTTTTTGGGCTTTTAATGCATTGATGGCTTTGGTTTTGTCCGTGCCAATTTTTTATATCTTAACTGATAATTTAAGTCGTTCACTTATAAATGATAAATTAATGAGTGGATTTGATTACACGTGGTATATACAATTTCAAAATTTATACAAACTTCACATAGAACAAATGCCATTAAGTATTGCTTTTGTTGTTGGAATTTATACTTTAGTTCAGACTTTCTTTTTAGGCGGTCTAATTTCCATATTTAATTTACCTCAAAAAAATCTTTATGTAGATTTTTTTTACGGTGGCGTAAAATACTTTTATCGTTTTACAAAAGTACTTTTGGTAACGCTAATTTTTTATACCTTTGTTTTTCTTATTATTGATTGGCTTGGAAATTTAATTTCAACGATTTTTGCAGATTCTGAAAATGAGTTATTCGAATTTGTCTTAAGACTGCTTACGTATTTATTGCTAATTTTTTTCATTGGAATTATAACAATTATTTCAGACTATTCTAAAGTTTCGTTAGCTATAAACGACAAAAAAGAAGCAATAAAGGGAATTTTTACAGCAATTAAGTTCATAAAAAATAACTTTAATATAGCTTTTATATTTTTTTTAATAGTTGCCATTTTAGGTGCTACAGGTGCAGTATTATACAATTTTATTGAAAAAGAAATACCAAGAACGCCTGGATATTTTCTTATTCTTTCTTTTGTTCTTCAGCAAATGTTGATTATTTTTCGCCTCTATATTAGAATGTTGTTTGCTTCAACAGAAGTAAGTTTATATAAAGATTTAAGCGCAGAACAATTACACGTAGAATTAAAAGGAGAATTTAATTAATGGCAATAATTCCAATAACAGTATATGGTGACAAAATTCTAAGGCAAAAAACAAAAAAAATTAATCAAATAGATGATGAAATTATTGTTAAAATAAAAGATATGTTTGAAACTATGCATAATGCTCACGGCATAGGTTTAGCTGCTAATCAAGTTGGTTTTAATGAATCAATTTTTGTGGTAGATTTAAGTCAAGTTGAGGGTTATGAAAAAATTAAACCTGTTGTAATGATTAATCCAGAAATAATAGAAGAATCACCCGAAAAAGTTGTAATGGAAGAAGGATGTTTAAGTTTACCGCTCTTAAAAGCAGAAGTTGAAAGGTCGCAAATAATAAAAGTAAAGTTTATTGATACAGATGAGAATGAACAAACTTTAGAAGCAGATGAACTGTTTGCTAGAGTAATTCTGCATGAATACGATCACCTTCAAGGCAAAATGATTCCCGACAGAGTAACACCTGATGTAAAGAAAAAATTGCAAGCCGAACTTAAAAAAATTATGAATAGAGAAATTAAAATTGATTACCCCATTACTCAAAAATGAACCCCTTATTTTATAAGCTGCGGAGAACAAATGAAAGTTGTTTTTATGGGCACACCTGAATTTGCCGTAGCATCCTTAAAAAAAATTTACCAAAGTCAACATGAAATCCTGGCGGTAGTTACTACTCCAGACAAACAAAGGGGACGGGGTAGAGTTGTTAGTTTTACTGCAGTTAAAGACTTTGCCGTTAGATATAATCTAAGATTATTACAACCTGATGAACTGAAAGAGAAAAAATTTATTGAGGAATTAAAAAAACTTGATTCTGATCTTTTTGTAGTGGTTGCTTTTAGAATTTTGCCTAAGGAAGTATACACTATTCCAAAATTTGGCACAATAAACTTACATGCTTCATTATTACCTAAATATCGTGGGGCTGCACCAATTCAATGGGCGTTGATAAATGGCGAAAAAGAAACTGGTGTTACTACTTTTTTTATTGAAGAAAAGGTCGATACTGGCAATATTATCCTTCAAGAAAAAATTCCAATTGACGATGAAGATAACTATGGAACTTTGCACGATAAATTAATGAATTTAGGGGCGGACGTTGTTATTAAAACGATTGATAAATTATCTTCTAAAGACTATAAGCTATTTAAGCAAGATAATTCATTAGCAAGCACCGCACCAAAGATTACCAAGGAAATTTGCAAAATTAATTGGGATAAATCGGCTGTCGAAATTCATAACCTCGTGCGTGCACTGTCGCCTTACCCCGGCGCCTTTTTTGTCCATCAAAATAAACAGTATAAAATATTTAAGACAAGAATAATTGCCGACAGTGAGGAATTTGCAAATGCTTTTAAAGACTCACGATTTTTAATTCATAACACTCAACTTTTTGCTAAGACTGGTAAAGGAATTTTGCAGATTCTTGAAATCCAACTCGAGGGTCGTAAAAGAATGTTAACTGAAGAATTTTTACGCGGTTATAAATTATAATATGTAAAATTTTCACGTGAGCTGTTAAAATGAGAAATATGAAATTGAACAGTATACTTGAAGCTATAGGCAGAACACCTATTGTTAAATTGGGTAATATATCAAAGAACTTTAAAGCTACCATCTGGGCTAAACTTGAATTTATGAACCCAGGTGGTAGCATGAAAGATAGAATAGCTAAGTATATGATTGAAAAAGCTGAAAAAGAAGGTAAAATAAAACCAGGCGATACAATTCTTGAAAACTCTTCTGGAAACACCGCAATGGGACTGGCGATTGTCTGTAGGCAAAAAGGATACAAATTGAAAATTGTAATTCGCAATACTACAAGCAAAGAAAAAATTAAGATGCTCGAAGTACTTGGAGTGGATGTTATTCAAGTCGACGGTACGTTACCGCCTGAACACCCTGAATCTTACAACAATTTTGCACTTAATTATGCGAAAAATAATCCCAATGTTTATTATATCGACCAACATAATAATTTGGATAATAACGAAAGCCATTATTTAACTACTGGTCCAGAAATTTGGGAACAAATGGAAGGGAATATAGATTACTTTGTAGCCGGCGTTGGAACTGGCGGTACATTATTTGGAGCTGGGAAATACCTGAAAGAGAGGAATCCAAACATTAAGTTAATTGGCATTGATCCAATTGGTTCCATTTTTTACGACTGGTACAAGTATAAAAAAATGATAAAGCCATCACGTTATTTAATTGAGGGTATTGGAGATGAATTCCTAATTAAAACTGCACAACTTGAAATGATGGATGATATGCTAAAAATCTCAGATAAAAAGGCAATTGGATGGACTAAAAAGCTTGCATTCGAAGAAGGGATTATAGCTGGTGGTTCAAGCGGCGCAAATGTGTGGGGGGCAGTGCAAATCGCAGAAAAAATTAATAGAGAAGCTAATATTGTAACTGTTATTTGCGATACTGGCTACAAGTATTTTAGTACAATTTATAACGATAATTGGCTTGAAAAAAATAATTTGTTGTAAAAAAATATTGCTATTCGTTAAAAATTATTTTGATGCCGCAAAAATTTAACTTACTAAATCAAGTGTAAATCAAGAGATTTAACCCACATATACTTGTAATAAAATAACTTGATGAACTTTTGCATTTGACTTTTCTATTTAACTCTAATCTTAACTAATGTTTATGGTCTTCCTTTTCATCTGAAAATTTTATGCTGTCATATTCTTTAACTGAAATACGATTTAATTTTTTTACTGCAGCTACGATTGCCCAAATTTTGTCATCAGAATGTGTTTTCCCCCAAGCTGGCATTCCTGTCATTTTAATACCGTTTTTTGTTACCCAGAAAATTTCTTCAGGGGGAATAACACTTCCAAGTTTAACTAGATTGGGTGCCGGAGGATTTAAACCGACGGAAATTTCGGTTTCTGATTTGGCAGGAGAACCATGACAATCTTCACACATTTCTTTATAGTGAGCAAGTCCCTGCTTTATAAGTGAGGGATTTTCAAGATTTGGTGCTGTTATGTTTTTTATTCTCGATTCAATAGAACTTTCTCTAATTGTTCTAAGAACCCACTTTGTTAATTTATTTTCGGCGGAATTAGCACTTACATCATAACTGCCACTGTATATATAAACTATGCCTGCTATAACAATTGCAGCTAATGTAAATACAATAGTGAAAAATATTTTCATATATTATCTCCGATTATTACTGTACTAAACTAACAAATTGCTAATTAACCCCAAAATGTTAATTAGTAATGTTTTTTTATCGAATGTAGATATAAAAGGTATTGCTTGCGATCTTTTGTTTTCGGTAATAACCCCATTAGTAGCGTAAGAATTAATTAGAATTCGCCACTTTGTCCTTGATTGTAAAATTATTTATGAATTCAAAATTAATTTTGATTCAACGAGTTAATAGAAATAATAAGATTTATTAGCTAATTTTACATTAGTATCATTTACATTTATTAGTTAAAGAATTGAGGATAAATGTGGAGTATAAAAACACAATTCTTGATTTAATAGGTAATACACCGTTAATTAAAATTAATAAGATAAATAAAGGGTTAAAACCACAAATTTTTGCAAAACTTGAATCGGCAAACCCTGGTGGTAGCGTTAAAGATAGAATTGGTTACAGCATGGTAATTGACGCTGAAAAGAAGGGAATGCTTAAGCCAGGCGG
This window harbors:
- a CDS encoding biotin--[acetyl-CoA-carboxylase] ligase, giving the protein MKNELNFFNIEEFDIKLDTEFIGRNFIYCDEVDSTNKLLLESNEFNQNGTVVLAEYQSSGKGRRERTWVSNNGQNLTFSILLKDFTHGKKINLFNLAASLAVSHSIENLYQLKVELKWPNDVLINRKKVAGILLESTSKGNKIEKLVIGIGVNVNQTNFPGKFDIPPTSIRKEFKEIVSRERLLSEILNNYEALIANIKYEPEKILNDWKMKCNMIGEKVKITDGKESKYGIFEDIDQNGFLILKTGDKIETIHFGDVSLR
- a CDS encoding Hsp20/alpha crystallin family protein, with product MTNTFFELHNDIRNNFQRYLNNCSRKFPFHFFEQNFFPNADIINEYGNIKIFLEVPGVKKENIKITLQDNILTVEGEKKNEADLIESAEYLLKERYFGKFKRDFILPENLDYNNIKAKINDGILEIFISGLDSTKHENKTIKIN
- the dnaK gene encoding molecular chaperone DnaK, producing MGKIIGIDLGTTNSCVAVMEGNEPVVIPNSEGGRTTPSIVAFTKTGERLVGQPAKRQAVTNPKNTIFSIKRFMGRRIEEVSREIKEVPYQVVAGENGSARVKIEDRLYSPPEISAMILQKMKKTAEDYLGQEVTEAVITVPAYFNDSQRQATKDAGEIAGLHVRRIINEPTAAALAYGLDKKHKDQIVAVYDLGGGTFDISILQIGEGVFEVKSTNGDTHLGGDDFDQRLIDYLAEEFKKQEGIDLRKDPMALQRLKEAAEKAKIELSSSVQTDVNLPFITATQDGPKHLNITITRAKFEQLVDDLIQRTVEPCEKAMKDAGVTPSQIDEVILVGGSTRVPKVQELVKKLFGKEPHKGVNPDEVVAVGAAIQGGVLAGDVKDVLLLDVTPLSLGIETLGGVMTVLIPANTTIPTKKSEVFSTASDNQPSVEIHVLQGERPMAADNRTLGRFHLDGIPPAPRGVPQIEVTFDIDANGILHVSAKDKATGKEQSIRITSSSGLSKEEIEKMKQEAKEHAAEDKKKKEAVEIKNNADNLVFQTKKQIQEMGDKMPADAKSRLETEIAKVEDALKTNDTDRIKSATDGLTKVWNEIAQNLYQQAGSSAQQASGPNGPQAQQKSSAKDEKDVQDASYEVVDDDKK
- a CDS encoding Hsp20/alpha crystallin family protein yields the protein MTETTETKKLTWEEALEYEPWVAPLIDIYETDENFYLIAQMPGVTKDNIKIKLENGHLVIMGRIDYDSHVNRKYVLKEIESGNFYRKFKISDNINTDKIDAKLENGLLEVTLPKQEKIRPRRIDIK
- a CDS encoding M1 family metallopeptidase encodes the protein MKTAASIFLLIILTTLFYLQENGISFLTQHQKPIGNYYKGLLKNELKNYTKTADYDIKVNFNPSTKIIDVNEKITWINRSSLPVSELQFHFYANAYKSKRTLFASGWNIQPENETHIDLRNFMINEKKAKLFYFQPEIYNPYDSTVAKSILSKPIYPGDSVNIYFNYSMKIPKSIKRLGYASGRNFYFISQWYPKLGVFEDGKWVCSQYHPYTNFYSDFADYNVSITVPKNFVVGATGNLSYSNETDNKITYVYQQAAVHDFAWFTTDNILYRDQIYRRNDRSEILIKAFVQPEREKYFDRYFKVIKNCLRYFEDNIGVYPYENITIVDVPRTCAAGGMEYPTLFTTSAELFSPVETHQPEYVTAHEFSHQFFYGLLANNEVYEAWLDEGFATYISTKIVYNYYGDELAFFKIASFIPVFGLNLLSYKGIPIIYTLAKIPKQESSEQLKGYYTNIAIGTISEKSYLLPTKLSYVVNSYLKPSLVLESLERYLGHKKMMHILKKYFDKYKFKHPKAEDFINVVQENSDENMDWFFNEFYKSANTYDYLVSNLSYLGKNFYAVFVQKKGNGFFKNEVALITDKDTLYQKWDKDENYHVFIFYTKNKVKAAVIDPERKNLLDVNFANNSYTIEPNYSASLSITIRWFFWIQNALMIIGSIG
- the def gene encoding peptide deformylase; its protein translation is MAIIPITVYGDKILRQKTKKINQIDDEIIVKIKDMFETMHNAHGIGLAANQVGFNESIFVVDLSQVEGYEKIKPVVMINPEIIEESPEKVVMEEGCLSLPLLKAEVERSQIIKVKFIDTDENEQTLEADELFARVILHEYDHLQGKMIPDRVTPDVKKKLQAELKKIMNREIKIDYPITQK
- the fmt gene encoding methionyl-tRNA formyltransferase; translation: MKVVFMGTPEFAVASLKKIYQSQHEILAVVTTPDKQRGRGRVVSFTAVKDFAVRYNLRLLQPDELKEKKFIEELKKLDSDLFVVVAFRILPKEVYTIPKFGTINLHASLLPKYRGAAPIQWALINGEKETGVTTFFIEEKVDTGNIILQEKIPIDDEDNYGTLHDKLMNLGADVVIKTIDKLSSKDYKLFKQDNSLASTAPKITKEICKINWDKSAVEIHNLVRALSPYPGAFFVHQNKQYKIFKTRIIADSEEFANAFKDSRFLIHNTQLFAKTGKGILQILEIQLEGRKRMLTEEFLRGYKL
- a CDS encoding PLP-dependent cysteine synthase family protein — translated: MRNMKLNSILEAIGRTPIVKLGNISKNFKATIWAKLEFMNPGGSMKDRIAKYMIEKAEKEGKIKPGDTILENSSGNTAMGLAIVCRQKGYKLKIVIRNTTSKEKIKMLEVLGVDVIQVDGTLPPEHPESYNNFALNYAKNNPNVYYIDQHNNLDNNESHYLTTGPEIWEQMEGNIDYFVAGVGTGGTLFGAGKYLKERNPNIKLIGIDPIGSIFYDWYKYKKMIKPSRYLIEGIGDEFLIKTAQLEMMDDMLKISDKKAIGWTKKLAFEEGIIAGGSSGANVWGAVQIAEKINREANIVTVICDTGYKYFSTIYNDNWLEKNNLL
- a CDS encoding cytochrome c, whose protein sequence is MKIFFTIVFTLAAIVIAGIVYIYSGSYDVSANSAENKLTKWVLRTIRESSIESRIKNITAPNLENPSLIKQGLAHYKEMCEDCHGSPAKSETEISVGLNPPAPNLVKLGSVIPPEEIFWVTKNGIKMTGMPAWGKTHSDDKIWAIVAAVKKLNRISVKEYDSIKFSDEKEDHKH